In the genome of Capra hircus breed San Clemente chromosome 5, ASM170441v1, whole genome shotgun sequence, one region contains:
- the RNF41 gene encoding E3 ubiquitin-protein ligase NRDP1, with product MGYDVTRFQGDVDEDLICPICSGVLEEPVQAPHCEHAFCNACITQWFSQQQTCPVDRSVVTVAHLRPVPRIMRNMLSKLQIACDNAVFGCSAIVRLDNLMSHLSDCEHNPKRPVTCEQGCGLEMPKDELPNHNCIKHLRSVVQQQQTRIAELEKTSAEHKHQLAEQKRDIQLLKAYMRAIRSVNPNLQNLEETIEYNEILEWVNSLQPARVTRWGGMISTPDAVLQAVIKRSLVESGCPASIVNELIENAHERSWPQGLATLETRQMNRRYYENYVAKRIPGKQAVVVMACENQHMGDDMVQEPGLVMIFAHGVEEI from the exons ATGGGGTATGATGTAACCCGTTTCCAGGGGGATGTTGACGAAGACCTTATCTGTCCTATTTGCAGTGGAGTCTTGGAGGAGCCAGTCCAG GCCCCTCACTGTGAGCATGCTTTCTGCAATGCCTGCATCACCCAGTGGTTCTCTCAGCAGCAGACGTGTCCGGTGGACCGGAGCGTTGTAACGGTCGCCCACCTGCGCCCAGTACCTCGGATCATGCGGAACATGCTGTCAAAGCTGCAGATTGCCTGCGACAACGCTGTGTTCGGCTGCAGTGCTATCGTCCGGCTTGACAACCTCATGTCTCACCTCAGTGACTGTGAGCACAACCCCAAACGGCCTGTGACCTGTGAACAGGGCTGCGG CCTGGAGATGCCCAAAGATGAGCTGCCAAACCACAACTGCATTAAGCACCTGCGCTCAGTGgtacagcagcagcagacacggATTGCAGAGCTGGAGAAGACCTCAGCGGAACACAAACACCAGCTGGCGGAGCAG AAGCGAGACATTCAGCTGCTCAAGGCGTACATGCGTGCAATTCGCAGTGTCAATCCCAACCTTCAGAACCTGGAAGAGACCATTGAGTACAATGAGATTCTAGA GTGGGTGAACTCCCTGCAGCCTGCACGAGTGACCCGCTGGGGCGGCATGATCTCCACCCCTGACGCTGTGCTCCAGGCTGTCATCAAGCGCTCCCTGGTGGAGAGTGGCTGTCCTGCCTCTATTGTCAATGAGCTGATTGAAAACGCCCACGAGCGGAGCTGGCCCCAGGGTCTGGCTACATTAGAGACAAGACAGATGAACCGGCGTTACTATGAGAACTACGTGGCCAAGCGCATCCCTGGCAAGCAGGCTGTTGTCGTGATGGCCTGTGAGAACCAGCACATGGGTGACGACATGGTGCAGGAGCCTGGGCTTGTCATGATCTTTGCGCATGGCGTGGAAGAGATATAG